In Gossypium arboreum isolate Shixiya-1 chromosome 5, ASM2569848v2, whole genome shotgun sequence, a single genomic region encodes these proteins:
- the LOC108453088 gene encoding uncharacterized protein LOC108453088, with product MGAGREVAISLDGVRGKNVMQLKKLNTALFPVRYNDKYYADALASGEFTKLAYYSDICVGSIACRLEKKEGGAIRVYIMTLGVLAPYRGLGIGTRLLNHVLYLCSKQNIPEIYLHVQTNNEDAINFYKKFGFEITETIKKYYTNIDPPRLLCTYKAHRYITS from the exons ATGGGGGCTGGGCGAGAAGTAGCAATATCACTTGATGGAGTGAGAGGCAAGAACGTGATGCAGTTGAAGAAGCTTAACACAGCTCTCTTCCCTGTTCGTTACAACGATAAGTACTACGCCGATGCTCTCGCTTCTGGCGAATTCACCAAGCTTG CATATTACAGTGACATCTGTGTCGGATCAATTGCTTGCCGGCTGGAAAAGAAGGAAGGTGGGGCCATCCGTGTGTACATCATGACATTGGGTGTTTTAGCACCGTATCGTGGGCTAGGAATTG GTACAAGGCTATTGAACCATGTTCTTTATCTCTGTTCGAAGCAAAACATACCGGAAATCTACTTGCATGTTCAGACAAACAACGAAGATGCCATCAACTTCTATAAGAAATTTGGATTTGAAATCACAGAGACAATCAAGAAGTATTACACAAACATTGACCCTCCCAGACTGCTTTGTACTTACAAAGCTCACCGCTACATCACAAGCTAA